The Streptomyces aurantiacus genome includes a region encoding these proteins:
- the pheA gene encoding prephenate dehydratase yields MPASYAYLGPEGTFTEVALRTLPESATRQLIPMVSVPAALDAVRAGEAEAAFVPIENSVEGGITTTVDELAVGEPLMIYREVLLSITFALLVRPGTKLSEIKTVSAHPAAQPQVRNWMRNNLPDVIWESAASNADGARLVQEGRYDAAFAGEFAAARYGLEALETGIHDAENAQTRFVLVGRPARPAAPTGADKTSVVIWQRDDHPGALLELLQEFAVRGVNLMLLQSRPTGEGIGNYCFAIDAEGHISERRVGEALMGLKRICPQVRFLGSYPQADVDPKDVTAPRPGTSEGEFMAAADWLARCQDGRF; encoded by the coding sequence ATGCCAGCCAGCTACGCGTATCTCGGCCCCGAGGGCACCTTCACCGAAGTAGCCCTGCGGACTCTTCCCGAGTCGGCCACCCGGCAGCTCATCCCGATGGTGTCCGTCCCCGCCGCGCTCGACGCGGTCCGGGCCGGCGAGGCCGAGGCGGCGTTCGTCCCGATCGAGAACTCGGTGGAGGGCGGCATCACCACCACCGTCGACGAACTGGCCGTCGGCGAGCCCCTGATGATCTACCGCGAGGTGCTCCTCTCGATCACCTTCGCGCTGCTGGTCCGGCCCGGCACGAAGCTCTCCGAGATCAAGACGGTCAGCGCGCACCCGGCCGCCCAGCCGCAGGTCCGCAACTGGATGAGGAACAACCTCCCGGACGTCATCTGGGAGTCGGCGGCCTCCAACGCGGACGGCGCCCGTCTGGTGCAGGAGGGGCGATACGACGCGGCCTTCGCGGGCGAGTTCGCAGCGGCGCGGTACGGCCTGGAGGCCCTGGAGACGGGCATCCACGACGCCGAGAACGCGCAGACCCGGTTCGTCCTGGTGGGCAGGCCCGCCCGGCCCGCGGCGCCGACCGGCGCGGACAAGACGTCCGTGGTCATCTGGCAGCGCGACGACCACCCGGGCGCCCTGCTCGAACTGCTCCAGGAATTCGCCGTCCGCGGGGTCAACCTGATGCTGCTGCAGTCCCGGCCGACCGGCGAGGGCATCGGCAACTACTGCTTCGCCATCGACGCGGAGGGGCACATCTCGGAGCGCCGGGTGGGCGAGGCGCTGATGGGGCTCAAGCGGATCTGTCCGCAGGTGCGGTTCCTCGGGTCCTATCCGCAGGCCGACGTCGACCCCAAGGACGTGACCGCACCTCGGCCCGGTACGTCGGAGGGCGAGTTCATGGCGGCTGCCGACTGGCTGGCGCGCTGCCAGGACGGCCGTTTCTAG
- a CDS encoding ABC transporter ATP-binding protein, with the protein MIATESLSKRFPRVTALDRLSVDVGPGVTGLVGANGAGKSTLIKILLGLSPATEGRAAVLGLDVATKGGDIRERVGYMPEHDCLPPDVSATEFVVHMARMSGLPPAAARERTADTLRHVGLYEERYRPIGGYSTGMKQRVKLAQALVHDPQLVFLDEPTNGLDPVGRDEMLGLIRRIHTDFGISVLVTSHLLGELERTCDHVVVIDGGKLLRSSSTTDFTQSTAILAVEVTDTDEHPDGTGALRDVLQARGIDTHDGSGLPGAGHILLLTAQGEETYDLVRDVVADLGLGLVRMEQRRHHIAEVFKDSDEQAARDAQVQPDPKNGDEQRKEAVGHGG; encoded by the coding sequence GTGATCGCGACCGAAAGCCTGAGCAAGCGGTTCCCGAGGGTGACCGCTCTTGACCGGCTCTCCGTGGACGTCGGACCCGGTGTGACCGGACTCGTCGGAGCCAACGGAGCCGGCAAGTCCACACTGATCAAGATCCTGCTGGGTCTGTCCCCCGCCACCGAGGGCCGCGCCGCGGTGCTCGGACTCGATGTCGCCACCAAGGGCGGCGACATCCGTGAGCGCGTCGGATACATGCCCGAGCACGACTGTCTGCCGCCGGACGTCTCGGCCACCGAGTTCGTCGTCCACATGGCGCGCATGTCCGGCCTGCCCCCGGCGGCGGCCCGCGAGCGCACCGCGGACACGCTGCGCCACGTCGGCCTCTACGAGGAGCGGTACCGCCCCATCGGCGGCTACTCGACGGGCATGAAACAGCGCGTGAAACTCGCCCAGGCGCTGGTCCACGACCCCCAGCTGGTCTTCCTCGACGAGCCGACGAACGGCCTCGACCCGGTCGGCCGCGACGAGATGCTCGGCCTGATCCGCCGCATCCACACCGACTTCGGCATCTCCGTCCTGGTCACCTCGCACCTGCTCGGCGAGCTGGAGCGCACCTGCGACCACGTCGTCGTCATCGACGGCGGCAAGCTCCTGCGGTCCAGCTCCACCACGGACTTCACGCAGAGCACGGCGATCCTCGCGGTCGAGGTCACCGACACGGACGAGCACCCGGACGGCACCGGCGCACTGCGCGACGTGCTGCAGGCGCGCGGGATCGACACCCACGACGGCAGCGGACTCCCGGGCGCGGGCCACATCCTCCTGCTCACCGCGCAGGGCGAGGAGACGTACGACCTCGTCCGGGACGTCGTCGCCGACCTCGGCCTCGGGCTGGTGCGCATGGAGCAGCGCAGGCACCACATCGCGGAGGTCTTCAAGGACAGCGACGAACAGGCGGCCAGGGACGCCCAGGTGCAGCCGGACCCGAAGAACGGCGACGAACAGCGGAAGGAGGCGGTCGGCCATGGCGGTTGA
- a CDS encoding ABC transporter permease translates to MYDPTVARLTYRGLLGRRRALILGALPVLLIVISVAVRTFTGADDQVAVDVLGGFALATMVPIIGVIAGTGAIGPEIDDGSVVYLLAKPVKRPTIIFTKLIVAVAVTMAFSAVPTFIAGMILNGNGQQIAVAYTVAALVASIAYAALFLLLGTITRHAVVFGLVYALVWEALFGTLVSGAKTLSVQQWSLAVAHKVSGGELVTSDVSLTTGTVLLVVVTVAATWFAGQKLRTLTLAGEE, encoded by the coding sequence ATGTACGACCCCACAGTCGCCCGGCTCACCTACCGCGGCCTGCTCGGCCGCCGCAGGGCCCTCATCCTGGGCGCCCTGCCCGTCCTGCTGATCGTCATCTCCGTCGCCGTACGCACCTTCACGGGCGCCGACGACCAGGTGGCCGTGGACGTCCTCGGCGGGTTCGCGCTCGCCACGATGGTGCCCATCATCGGCGTCATCGCCGGCACCGGCGCGATCGGCCCCGAGATCGACGACGGCTCGGTCGTCTACCTGCTCGCCAAGCCGGTCAAGCGCCCCACGATCATCTTCACCAAGCTGATCGTCGCCGTCGCCGTCACCATGGCGTTCTCGGCGGTCCCGACGTTCATCGCCGGGATGATCCTCAACGGCAACGGCCAGCAGATCGCCGTCGCCTACACCGTGGCCGCGCTGGTCGCCTCCATCGCGTACGCCGCGCTCTTCCTGCTGCTCGGCACCATCACGCGGCACGCGGTGGTCTTCGGACTCGTCTACGCCCTCGTGTGGGAGGCACTCTTCGGGACGCTGGTCTCCGGTGCGAAGACGCTCAGCGTCCAGCAGTGGTCGCTCGCGGTGGCCCACAAGGTGTCCGGCGGGGAGCTCGTCACCTCGGACGTGAGCCTGACCACCGGCACGGTGCTGCTGGTCGTGGTGACCGTCGCCGCCACGTGGTTCGCGGGTCAGAAGCTGCGGACGCTGACGCTGGCAGGCGAGGAGTAA
- a CDS encoding ABC transporter permease subunit: MAVEQPQAQASAQAPARAGEQTRIHNIGYRNYDGQRLGRAYARRSLYSQSLRGAYGLGRSAKSKVLPMLLFVVMCVPALIMVAVAVATKAKDLPVDYTRYAVIMQAVIGLYVASQGPQSVSRDLRFKTVPLYFSRPIETEDYVRAKYAALASALFMLTSAPLLVLYVGALLAKLDFADQTKGFAQGLVSVALLSLLFAGIGLVISAVTPRRGFGIAAVIAVLTISYGAVSTVQAIAYDQSSTDAIAWLGLFSPITLIDGVQTAFLGATSAFPGGEGPSGGEGVVYLLVVLGLVAGCYGLLMRRYRKVGL, translated from the coding sequence ATGGCGGTTGAGCAGCCCCAGGCACAGGCCTCGGCCCAGGCCCCGGCTCGCGCGGGCGAGCAGACCAGGATCCACAACATCGGCTACCGCAACTACGACGGCCAACGCCTCGGCCGCGCGTACGCCCGCCGCTCGCTCTACTCGCAGTCCCTGCGCGGCGCCTACGGCCTCGGCCGCTCGGCGAAGTCCAAGGTTCTGCCGATGCTGCTCTTCGTGGTGATGTGCGTCCCCGCGCTGATCATGGTCGCGGTGGCGGTCGCCACCAAGGCGAAGGACCTGCCCGTCGACTACACGCGCTACGCGGTCATCATGCAGGCCGTCATCGGCCTGTACGTCGCCTCGCAGGGACCGCAGTCCGTCTCCCGCGACCTGCGCTTCAAGACCGTCCCGCTGTACTTCTCGCGCCCCATCGAGACCGAGGACTACGTACGCGCCAAGTACGCGGCGCTGGCCTCGGCGCTGTTCATGCTCACCTCCGCGCCGCTGCTCGTGCTGTATGTGGGCGCGCTGCTGGCCAAACTCGACTTCGCGGATCAGACCAAGGGATTCGCACAAGGGCTCGTCTCCGTGGCACTGCTTTCCCTGCTCTTCGCCGGCATCGGCCTGGTCATCTCGGCGGTCACCCCGCGCCGCGGCTTCGGCATCGCCGCCGTCATCGCGGTGCTGACCATCTCCTACGGAGCGGTGTCCACCGTCCAGGCCATCGCCTACGACCAGTCCAGCACCGACGCGATCGCCTGGCTCGGGCTCTTCTCGCCCATCACGCTGATCGACGGGGTCCAGACCGCCTTCCTGGGTGCCACGTCCGCCTTCCCCGGTGGCGAGGGCCCCTCCGGCGGCGAGGGCGTCGTCTACCTGCTCGTCGTGCTGGGGCTCGTCGCAGGCTGCTACGGCCTCCTGATGCGCCGCTACCGAAAGGTCGGACTGTGA
- a CDS encoding HAD family hydrolase, protein MTGAEATGSAPAFPYKLVATDLDGTLLRSDDTVSERTREALAAATVAGAAHLVVTGRAVAWTRHILDSLGYEGLAVCGQGAQLYDAGAHRLLTSVTLDRQLAGLALAKIEAETGPLALAASRDGLDGDVLIGPGYRVQGLLQAVPFTDVAELWAAPLTKMYIQHPRLTDDELASAARAAAGGLVSIVMAGEGIVEILPLGLSKATGLSLAARRLGVKAAETIAFGDMPNDIPMFAWSAHGVAMANAHDELKAVADEMTLSNEEDGIAVVLERLLG, encoded by the coding sequence GTGACGGGAGCCGAAGCGACCGGATCTGCTCCGGCGTTTCCCTACAAGCTCGTCGCGACCGATCTCGACGGAACGTTGCTGCGCTCCGACGACACGGTCTCGGAACGCACGCGTGAGGCGCTCGCCGCGGCCACCGTGGCGGGCGCCGCGCACCTCGTCGTCACCGGCCGGGCGGTGGCCTGGACCCGGCACATCCTCGACTCACTCGGGTACGAGGGGCTCGCGGTGTGCGGTCAGGGCGCCCAGCTGTACGACGCCGGCGCGCACCGGCTGCTCACGTCGGTGACCCTCGACCGGCAGCTGGCGGGGCTCGCCCTCGCCAAGATCGAGGCGGAGACCGGCCCGCTGGCCCTCGCAGCGAGCCGTGACGGCCTCGACGGTGACGTCCTGATCGGCCCGGGCTACCGGGTGCAGGGCCTGCTGCAAGCGGTCCCGTTCACCGACGTGGCCGAGCTGTGGGCCGCGCCCCTGACGAAGATGTACATCCAGCATCCCCGTCTCACCGACGACGAACTGGCGTCCGCGGCACGGGCGGCGGCCGGCGGTCTGGTGAGCATCGTGATGGCGGGCGAGGGCATCGTGGAGATCCTGCCCCTGGGTCTGTCGAAGGCCACGGGGCTGTCCCTGGCGGCCCGCCGCCTGGGCGTGAAGGCGGCCGAGACGATCGCCTTCGGTGACATGCCGAACGACATCCCGATGTTCGCGTGGTCGGCACACGGCGTGGCGATGGCCAACGCCCACGACGAGCTCAAGGCGGTGGCCGACGAGATGACCCTGTCCAACGAGGAGGACGGGATCGCCGTGGTGCTGGAGAGACTGCTGGGCTAG
- the serS gene encoding serine--tRNA ligase, which yields MIDLRLLREDPDRVRASQRARGEDVALVDALLSADERRRSSGVRFDELRSEQKALGKLIPKASGDERAELLKRTGELAAAVKAADAEQHEADEETKRLLTQLGNLVHPDVPVGGEEDFVVLETHGTIRDFGAEGFEPKDHLELGEALGAIDVERGAKVSGSRFYYLTGVGALLELALVNAAIAQATEAGFIPMLTPALVRPRAMEGTGFLGQAAENVYHLEKDDYYLVGTSEVPLAAYHMDEILDAEKLPLRYAGFSPCFRREAGTYGKDTRGIFRVHQFDKVEMFSYVAPEDAENEHQRLLDWEKQWLTGLELPFQVIDVASADLGASASRKFDCEAWIPTQGKYRELTSASNCDGFQARRLSVRMRDGKKVQPLATLNGTLCAVPRTIVAILENHQLADGSVRVPEVLRPYLGGREVLEPISK from the coding sequence GTGATTGACCTTCGCCTGCTCCGTGAGGACCCCGACCGTGTTCGCGCCTCCCAGCGCGCCCGTGGAGAGGACGTCGCGCTCGTCGACGCCCTCCTCTCCGCCGACGAGCGGCGCAGGTCGTCCGGCGTCCGCTTCGACGAGCTCCGTTCCGAGCAGAAGGCGCTCGGCAAGCTCATCCCCAAGGCCTCCGGCGACGAGCGGGCCGAGCTGCTGAAGAGGACGGGCGAGCTCGCCGCGGCCGTCAAGGCGGCCGACGCCGAGCAGCACGAGGCGGACGAGGAGACCAAGCGCCTCCTGACCCAGCTCGGCAACCTCGTGCACCCCGACGTCCCGGTCGGCGGTGAGGAGGACTTCGTCGTCCTGGAGACGCACGGCACGATCCGCGACTTCGGCGCCGAGGGCTTCGAGCCCAAGGACCACCTGGAGCTCGGCGAGGCACTGGGCGCCATCGACGTCGAGCGTGGCGCCAAGGTGTCCGGCTCGCGCTTCTACTACCTGACCGGCGTCGGCGCGCTCCTGGAGCTCGCCCTCGTCAACGCGGCGATCGCGCAGGCCACCGAGGCCGGCTTCATCCCGATGCTGACCCCGGCGCTGGTCCGCCCGCGCGCCATGGAGGGCACCGGCTTCCTCGGCCAGGCCGCGGAGAACGTGTACCACCTGGAGAAGGACGACTACTACCTGGTCGGCACCTCCGAGGTCCCGCTCGCGGCGTACCACATGGACGAGATCCTCGACGCCGAGAAGCTCCCGCTGCGTTACGCGGGCTTCTCGCCCTGCTTCCGCCGCGAGGCCGGCACGTACGGCAAGGACACGCGAGGCATCTTCCGCGTGCACCAGTTCGACAAGGTCGAGATGTTCTCGTACGTCGCTCCCGAGGACGCGGAGAACGAGCACCAGCGGCTCCTCGACTGGGAGAAGCAGTGGCTGACCGGCCTTGAACTGCCGTTCCAGGTCATCGACGTGGCCTCGGCCGACCTGGGCGCGTCCGCCTCGCGCAAGTTCGACTGCGAGGCGTGGATCCCGACCCAGGGCAAGTACCGCGAGCTGACCTCGGCCTCCAACTGCGACGGCTTCCAGGCCCGCCGTCTGTCGGTGCGCATGCGTGACGGCAAGAAGGTGCAGCCGCTCGCGACACTGAACGGCACGCTGTGCGCCGTGCCGCGCACGATCGTGGCGATCCTGGAGAACCACCAGCTGGCCGACGGATCCGTGCGGGTGCCCGAGGTGCTGCGTCCGTACCTGGGCGGCCGTGAGGTGCTGGAGCCGATCTCCAAGTGA
- a CDS encoding ABC transporter ATP-binding protein, which produces MSTLTIDHVSRWFGNVVAVNDITMTIGPGVTGLLGPNGAGKSTLINMMGGFLAPSTGTVTLDGRPTWRNEEIYKQIGIVPEREAMYDFLTGREFVVANAELHGLGDKAAHRALATVEMEYAQDRKISTYSKGMRQRVKMASALVHNPSLLLLDEPFNGMDPRQRMQLMDLLRRMGDEGRTVLFSSHILEEVEQLASHIEVIVAGRHAASGDFRRIRRLMTDRPHRYLVRSSDDRALAAALIADPSTSGIEVDLQEGVLRIQAVDFPRFTALLPRVAREHGIRLLTVSPSDESLESVFSYLVAA; this is translated from the coding sequence ATGAGCACACTCACCATCGACCACGTCTCACGCTGGTTCGGCAACGTGGTGGCCGTCAACGACATCACGATGACCATCGGCCCGGGCGTCACCGGCCTGCTCGGCCCGAACGGCGCCGGAAAGTCCACCCTCATCAACATGATGGGCGGCTTCCTCGCCCCCTCTACGGGCACCGTCACCCTCGACGGCCGGCCGACCTGGCGCAACGAGGAGATCTACAAGCAGATCGGCATCGTGCCCGAGCGGGAGGCGATGTACGACTTCCTCACGGGACGCGAGTTCGTCGTCGCCAACGCCGAGCTGCACGGCCTCGGCGACAAGGCCGCCCACCGGGCGCTCGCCACGGTCGAGATGGAGTACGCGCAGGACCGCAAGATCTCGACGTACTCCAAGGGCATGCGCCAGCGCGTGAAGATGGCGTCCGCGCTCGTCCACAACCCGTCCCTGCTGCTGCTCGACGAGCCGTTCAACGGCATGGACCCCCGCCAGCGCATGCAGCTGATGGACCTGCTGCGGCGCATGGGCGACGAGGGCCGCACGGTTCTCTTCTCGTCGCACATCCTCGAAGAGGTCGAGCAACTCGCCTCGCACATCGAGGTGATCGTCGCCGGACGGCACGCGGCGAGCGGCGACTTCCGCCGGATCCGCCGCCTGATGACCGACCGGCCGCACCGCTATCTCGTGCGGTCCAGCGACGACCGCGCGCTCGCGGCCGCGCTCATCGCCGACCCGTCGACGTCCGGCATCGAAGTGGACCTCCAGGAGGGCGTGCTGCGCATCCAGGCCGTCGACTTCCCACGCTTCACAGCACTGCTGCCGCGGGTGGCCCGCGAGCACGGCATCCGGCTGCTCACGGTCTCGCCGTCCGACGAGTCCCTCGAGTCCGTCTTCTCGTATCTCGTCGCGGCGTAG
- a CDS encoding copper resistance CopC/CopD family protein encodes MSQTIAPRVRTLLLLLLAVMGALLAGAVPVSAHAALTGSDPQQGAVVDEAPSQVSLTFSEQVAMSDGSVRVLDPKGKRVDTGKTSGLGGTTYAVKLHSGLPDGTFTVTYQVVSADSHPVAGAFTFSIGAPSKTSVAVSDQEAGGGVVGGLYGFGRYLSYAGFILLVGGAAFVLACWPRGTGVRAVQRLVVSGWLALTGATLAMLLLRGAYTGTGKVGDVFDLTLLSQVLQTKTGAALVSRLLLLAAAALFIAVLFGAYEKREDDEEKGDLTFGLAIGGFVVAAGLAATWAMAEHASAGIQTGIAMPADILHLLAVAVWLGGLSTLLVALYRAPSIEPSVVRRFSRVAFGSVAVLVVTGIYQSWRQVGTWSALTGTWYGQLLLIKVALVVVLVGIAWISRRWTAQLSQVPAEEPVKASVGAPAASVGAPSAQENEESKQSTEPGESEEPESRPDEKTTASGGGDSGDGKRAAQLARQRAAVATTREKRLRDADPLRSGLRRSVFAEAGVAIVLLAVTTVLTSTEPGRTEEEAKAATAAASEQPGGALSLDMPFDTGGEDGKGIARVELDPARVGGNDMHVYVQRPNGKAFDIPEVKVAFTLEAKDIGPLPVVPDRIATGHWTASGVQIPMAGNWQIAVTVRTSDIDQVTVDKNAQIG; translated from the coding sequence TTGAGTCAGACCATCGCTCCCCGGGTCCGGACGCTGCTGTTGCTGCTCCTCGCCGTCATGGGCGCGCTCCTCGCCGGAGCCGTGCCCGTCTCCGCGCACGCCGCGCTGACCGGCAGCGACCCCCAGCAGGGAGCGGTGGTCGACGAGGCGCCCTCCCAGGTGTCGCTGACCTTCTCCGAGCAGGTCGCGATGTCCGACGGCTCGGTGCGCGTGCTCGATCCCAAGGGCAAGCGCGTGGACACCGGCAAGACGTCCGGGCTGGGCGGCACCACCTACGCCGTGAAGCTGCACTCCGGCCTGCCCGACGGCACGTTCACCGTCACCTACCAGGTGGTGTCGGCCGACAGCCACCCCGTCGCCGGTGCCTTCACCTTCTCCATCGGCGCTCCCTCGAAGACCTCCGTCGCGGTGTCCGACCAGGAGGCCGGCGGCGGTGTCGTGGGCGGGCTCTACGGCTTCGGCCGCTACCTCTCGTACGCGGGGTTCATCCTTCTGGTCGGCGGGGCGGCCTTCGTGCTGGCCTGCTGGCCGCGGGGCACGGGCGTGCGGGCGGTACAGCGGCTCGTGGTGTCGGGGTGGCTCGCCCTGACCGGGGCCACGCTCGCCATGCTGCTGCTGCGCGGGGCGTACACGGGCACGGGAAAGGTCGGGGACGTCTTCGACCTGACCCTCCTCAGCCAGGTGCTGCAGACCAAGACGGGCGCAGCCCTGGTGTCGCGGCTGCTGCTGCTCGCCGCGGCCGCGCTGTTCATCGCCGTGCTCTTCGGCGCGTACGAGAAGCGCGAGGACGACGAGGAGAAGGGCGATCTGACCTTCGGGCTCGCCATCGGCGGGTTCGTCGTGGCGGCCGGTCTCGCCGCGACGTGGGCGATGGCCGAGCACGCCTCGGCCGGCATCCAGACCGGCATCGCGATGCCGGCGGACATACTCCACCTGCTCGCCGTCGCGGTCTGGCTCGGTGGGCTGTCGACGCTCCTGGTGGCGCTCTACCGCGCGCCGTCGATCGAACCGTCCGTCGTACGCCGCTTCTCGCGCGTCGCGTTCGGCAGTGTGGCCGTGCTGGTCGTGACCGGGATCTACCAATCGTGGCGGCAGGTCGGCACGTGGTCGGCGCTCACCGGGACGTGGTACGGGCAGCTGCTGCTGATCAAGGTCGCGCTGGTGGTCGTCCTCGTCGGTATCGCCTGGATCTCCCGGCGCTGGACCGCCCAGCTGTCGCAGGTGCCCGCCGAGGAGCCCGTGAAGGCATCCGTCGGGGCTCCCGCGGCGTCCGTCGGGGCCCCCTCGGCGCAGGAGAACGAGGAGTCGAAGCAGTCCACGGAACCCGGGGAGTCCGAGGAGCCCGAGAGCCGCCCGGACGAGAAGACGACGGCTTCCGGAGGCGGTGACAGCGGGGACGGCAAGCGGGCCGCTCAGCTGGCCCGGCAGCGGGCCGCCGTGGCCACCACGCGCGAGAAGCGCCTGCGGGACGCCGACCCGCTCCGCTCGGGCCTGCGCCGCTCGGTGTTCGCCGAGGCGGGCGTCGCGATCGTCCTGCTGGCCGTCACCACCGTGCTCACGTCCACCGAACCGGGGCGCACGGAGGAGGAGGCCAAGGCCGCCACCGCCGCCGCCTCGGAGCAGCCCGGCGGGGCGCTGTCGCTGGACATGCCGTTCGACACCGGGGGCGAGGACGGCAAGGGCATCGCCCGCGTCGAGCTCGACCCGGCCCGCGTGGGAGGCAACGACATGCACGTCTACGTGCAGCGGCCGAACGGCAAGGCCTTCGACATTCCCGAGGTCAAGGTCGCCTTCACGCTGGAGGCGAAGGACATCGGGCCACTGCCCGTGGTCCCCGACCGCATCGCCACCGGACACTGGACGGCGAGCGGGGTGCAGATCCCGATGGCGGGCAACTGGCAGATCGCGGTGACGGTGCGGACCTCCGACATCGATCAGGTGACCGTGGACAAGAACGCGCAGATCGGCTGA
- the efeB gene encoding iron uptake transporter deferrochelatase/peroxidase subunit, translating to MAEQSTPETSPSDVSLDEAPPKRAASPPEQARSEKGPLGEAVSPEPPQPASKGVVSRRRLLGTAGATGLALGAAGGAAGYAAAPSTDRTALLSSIGADEVMFHGKHQPGITTALQARGHLVAFDLTAGSGRKEAAALLRRWSRTAERLMAGEPTASGDTDVARDAGPSSLTVTFGFGHSFFARAGLEKQRPIALDPLPDFSSDHLDKARSNGDLWVQIGANDSLVAFHALRAIQQDAGRAARVRWQMNGFNRSPGATTHPMTARNLMGQIDGTRNPKPSESDFDQRIFVPDAGDPAWMAGGSYAVVRRIRMLLDNWEKLSVKDQEGVIGRRKSDGAALSGGTETTAMDLEKTDSDGRLVVPINAHARITRPDENGGAAMLRRPFSFHDGIDTDGVPDAGLLFVCWQADPLRGFVPVQRKLDRGDALSTFIRHESSGLFAVPGGAVKGEYVGQKLLEG from the coding sequence ATGGCTGAACAGTCCACTCCGGAGACCTCCCCTTCGGACGTCTCCCTCGACGAGGCGCCTCCCAAGAGGGCTGCTTCCCCTCCTGAGCAGGCCCGTTCCGAAAAAGGGCCTCTTGGGGAGGCCGTTTCCCCGGAACCCCCGCAGCCGGCCTCCAAGGGCGTCGTCTCCCGGCGGCGTCTGCTCGGCACGGCCGGCGCCACCGGGCTCGCGCTCGGCGCGGCGGGCGGAGCCGCCGGATACGCCGCCGCGCCCTCCACCGACCGGACCGCGCTCCTCAGTTCGATCGGCGCGGACGAGGTGATGTTTCACGGGAAACATCAGCCGGGCATCACGACCGCCCTTCAAGCCCGCGGCCATCTCGTCGCCTTCGACCTGACGGCGGGCTCGGGCCGCAAGGAGGCGGCCGCCTTGCTGCGACGCTGGTCGAGAACCGCCGAGCGGCTGATGGCGGGCGAGCCGACCGCGAGCGGGGACACGGACGTGGCACGGGACGCCGGGCCGTCGTCCCTCACGGTCACCTTCGGCTTCGGCCACAGCTTCTTCGCCCGTGCGGGACTGGAGAAGCAGCGCCCGATCGCCCTGGACCCGCTGCCCGACTTCTCCTCGGACCATCTGGACAAGGCCCGCAGCAACGGCGATCTGTGGGTGCAGATCGGTGCGAACGACTCCCTCGTCGCCTTCCACGCCCTTCGCGCGATCCAGCAGGACGCGGGCCGGGCGGCCAGGGTGCGCTGGCAGATGAACGGCTTCAACCGCTCTCCGGGCGCCACCACCCACCCGATGACGGCCCGCAACCTGATGGGGCAGATCGACGGCACGCGCAATCCCAAGCCGTCGGAGTCCGACTTCGACCAGCGGATCTTCGTGCCCGACGCGGGCGACCCGGCATGGATGGCGGGCGGTTCGTACGCCGTCGTACGCCGTATCCGCATGCTCCTCGACAACTGGGAGAAGCTCTCGGTCAAGGACCAGGAAGGCGTGATCGGGCGCCGTAAGTCCGACGGGGCGGCGCTGTCCGGCGGTACGGAGACGACCGCGATGGACCTGGAGAAGACCGACAGCGACGGCAGACTGGTCGTCCCCATCAACGCGCACGCCCGGATCACCCGGCCCGACGAGAACGGCGGCGCGGCGATGCTCCGCCGGCCCTTCTCCTTCCACGACGGCATCGACACGGACGGCGTGCCGGACGCCGGTCTGCTCTTCGTCTGCTGGCAGGCGGACCCGCTGCGCGGCTTCGTCCCGGTGCAGCGCAAGCTCGACCGCGGGGACGCGCTGTCCACGTTCATCCGGCACGAGTCGAGCGGGCTGTTCGCGGTGCCGGGCGGGGCCGTGAAGGGGGAGTACGTGGGGCAGAAGTTGCTCGAGGGGTGA